A stretch of DNA from Calditrichota bacterium:
TTTTAAAAATTGCTTTTGAACCAAACTCCTGAAAGGAGGTGAGGGTGCACATCTAAAACCTATCCTTTTGCACATTAAACATTTGAATAAGGGAAGGGAGGTGATAAAGTCGATTTATCGAATAGTCTATTCGATATGCAATTACATTGTGAAATTAAAACGACTTAAGGAGGATCAGAAATGAAGAAAAAATTTTGGGTAGTGTTTTTTAGTTTGTTTTTAGTACTGGCATTTTCCTTGACGGCCATGGCAACTAATGCCAAAAAATACGCCGTGTTGCGTCCTGGCAACCCTGGCCATCAGAGTGATGCCATTTTTATGACAGCTGATGAATTGAATTCCCCTAATTTGGGACAGATGATCCAAAAACGTTTTGCCAAACTGAGCAAAGCCGAAGGCATTATCGATACCCTGAAACACACCTTTAGCGGCGTCAATTTCGGGTTTGCGGATGGCGACACCATGGCGGCCTTTTTCCGTCCCCCCGCCGGATGTATTGTGAAATCGGTGATCATCCAGTTTCAAAAATGGAGCAGCCAATTAACCTCGGCGTTCAATCTTTCCATCTATAATTCCAATTACCACGCAACCGAAATTCCTGCCGATAAACTGTACGGCAATTTCAGCCCGATCAATTTGGGATGGTGGGATGCGTCCGGGAATTGGGTGCCTCAGGTTCCGTACAGCTTTTATCCCCTGGGCGATTTGCTGTGGGGCGATTTCCCCATTAGTCTGGACCCCAACAAAGATGTTCAAACAATTGAAACGCCCATGATTTATCTGGGATATGAACCGGACGTTGGTCGCAATGATTTTATGATTGTGGGCCGGCCCGTAAAAGGCAGCGGTCAGGATTACACCGGTATTCCTTCCGGCGCCGTTGGCGGCAATCCATTGTACCTTGGCTTCAAATGCTATCATACCGGCCGAATCGGAGAAACAACCACACCGTCCTGGTGGATCCGGGAATACGGCTGGACGATTTGGGTGGTGGTGGAATTCTATGAAAATACCAAGCCGACTATTGAAAGTATTGCCCAGTTGCCCAACACCTATAAAACCGGCCCCTTTACGGTAACATCGATGATTAAGGATATCGATGCCAATGATGCCAATCAGGCCGGTGTGGCAGAAGCCTACCTGCATTACAGCACAAATGCCACAACCTGGGATTCTGTCAAGATGACCGGACCCGCTACTGGTGGAGAATTTTCGGCTGATATTCCTTCCGTACCCCCGGATTCCTGGGTTTATTATTATGTGACGGCCAAAGATCCTCCGGGATTGTACTCCACTACAGCCGACGCCCCCAAGAAATTCTGGGTAGGGAAATCCACCGATGCTTCTATCTTTCTGTTGAATCAGGGCGGCGATTACGGAACCGTTTTTGATTCCGTTTATGTGTCGGATTTAAAGGCGCTTGGATACAAATTTGACCACATGTTCGGTACGGTCGATGAATCTGTCTGGCTGCCTCAGTATACAACATGGATTGTCCCCGCCGGCGGACGATCTTTGCCCACGCTGAAGGACACATTGGCCGACAACAAATTCAAAGATTTTCTGGATGGCGGCGGAAATCTCATGCTTTGGGCAGATGAATTAATTGGAACGTACTATGGATGGCCGGGTGATACCCTGATGACGGCCCCCGGATTCTTCCATGATTATCTGCATATTGCCGAGGCTTTTAGTGACGCACCCTATGATATGATTCTGGATGTTCCCGGCGATGGCTTTGCCGATGCGTTAACCGATACCATTCATCTCACGTTTCCGGCCAGTGTGCCCAATTACTGTGATGCCATTACGCCTACGTCGGATGCAGTCAAACTGTTTACCTGTACGCCCGATACATTTGTTGACAGAAACGGGGCCAATGTAAACGGTGCCGGTCTCAAATACGACGGGTCTTACAAAGTGGTGTTCCTGCCCTTTATTCTGGGTACGGCAGATGAGAATGCCCGCCAAACCATCCTGAAGAGCGCTCTGGATTTCTTTGGGGTCGGAACAGGAGTAGCCGAAAACAACGGAACCTCGCCCTTTACGTATGAATTGGGCCAGAACTACCCGAACCCATTTAACCCAACCACAACGATCTCTTATAGCCTGGCAAAAGCCGGTCAGGTAAATGTGGCGGTTTACAATTTAATGGGTCAGAAAATTGCCGATCTGGTAAATGGCTACAAGGCTGCCGGTTCCTACCGGGTGGCCTGGAATGGCAGAGACATGGCCGGACACAATGTGGCCAGTGGTGTGTATTTCTACAAGATAAAAGCCGGTGATTTTACCATGACCAAAAAAATGGTTTTGATGCGGTAACGTCATCTGGTTTAACGGACGGATCTGTTTCTTGTGGCGGAGGGCCGGAACGGCCCTCTGCCGCTTATTTTTGGTTCGTCCAAAATGCACCATTTCCATTGAGAATGTGCAAAAAAACGTATTCTGTAGTATTAAAATTCGTTTAAAATTTATGAGTCTGTTCTAAAAAGCCTTTGCCCGTTCATTTCACGACTCCACGCGAATTGATTTTATTGAAATTAATTGTGTGTTATTCGTGATTCTTGGAGTGAGCTCGCTTGATGTGTTTCAATAAAGAAAAGCTATCCTCTGGCTGAAGTTTGTTGTAATTCAACTTACGTTGGCGCCATGGGCGGCTCGATTGGCTTGCACGAACAGAACTCACGTAGCGTTTTTGGCCCTAATTCAGCATTTTTCAAACCCGGTTTTGAGAAGGTGCGGCAACAATCCCGCGGCTTTTAGAAAAGCGATACTCGGGAAAGCATGGAGAATTTATGAAGAATAACTGGCTCCGGCTGTGCGTCGGAATTTGGTTGGGAGGTGTTCTTTTTCTTGTACAAGGATTCTCTGCGCCATCTTTATTAGGCTCCACAAAAACCCTTACACGATATTTTTCTCAGGAAAAAATCCAGTTCAAAAAATGGAATGGATTTGACGTCGTCTCTTATCCAAATGCAGAGGTGACACGAAAACCGGGCTTTCCCCAGTTGCCGGTTCAAATCATTCGGGTGCCCGTGCCTTTCGGCAGCCGGATAAATTCTGTAACCGTGCTCAGACAGCAGGTTGTTGAAATTCCGGGCCGCTACCGGATTTTGCCTGCCCAACCTCCCCGGGTGCTTTCGGATACACGTCCCATTTCTTTTGTTCCACCCGATCCGGTTATCTACCGTTCACGGTCTCTCTTTCCGGATTCCAGCCTGAGGCTGGGAGCGGTGGAGTCTTTTTTTAATCAGTTCTTTGTTGAGGTCTTTATTTACCCGCTGCGGTACCGGCCTTCAGAAAAAAAGCTGTTTTTGACCCGGTCTCTTTCAATTGAAATCAATTACACAGAAAATCCCTCTGCGTTTTCGGAACGTCCTTCGGTGAAATGGCCTCCCGAAATTCAAAGAGATCTCAATAACTTTTTTGACATCCAGTCCCCTTTGTTGCCCGATCTCTCGTCATTGAAAAGATCTTTTGGCGAAAATGACTATCCCTACCTGATTATTACGGATGATTCGTTGGTGTCGGCTTTTCGGCCGCTGGCGGACTGGAAAACCCGGAAGGGCCTTCCCGCCAAAATCCTGACTACACAATACATTGCCGGAAAATATTACGGTCGCGATCTGGCCGAAAAGGTAAGAAGCTGCATCGGATTTTATCATCAGTACAAAGGTACCCTGTGGGTGTTATTGGGCGGCGATACGAAATATGTTCCCCTCCGTTACGCCTGGGCAATGGATTGCGAAGCGCACTACGCTCCCAATGAGAATAATATTCCCGCAGACCTTTATTTTTCGGATCTCGACGGCATCTGGGATGCCAATAAGAATGGAATTTTTGGGGAGGTTAAAGATCGAATCAACATGTATCCGGATGTCTTTGTAGGGCGTTTTTCGGTAGATTCCAGGGAACAGGCCCGGGCGTTTGTGAATAAGGTACTGACCTATGAAAAAAATCCTCCCCGGGACTATGAAACCAAAATGCTGTTCCTGGCCATGATTTTGTGGCGAGATCCCTTTACGGACTCCGGTGAAGGAAAAAATTTTATTGACCAGGCCTTTGTGCCCCCCCGGTTTGATCCCATTACCAAACTTTACGAATCCCTGGGCAATGAGAGTGTCCAATCGGCCACGGATGCCATGAATGAGGGGTACAACATCATTAATCACGATGGCCACGCCTGGTACAATAGCATGGGCATGGGGAATGGTTATTTTGGTCTATGGGATGCAGATCACCTGAAAAATGCGCCCCGATATTCCATCCTTTTTTCAATTGGATGCTGGCCGGGTGCATTTGACCACGACTGCATGGCCGAGCACCTGACCCGAAATCCGAACGGGGGCCTGGTGGCCTTTATCGGGAATTCCCGTTACGGGTGGGGATCCCCCGGGAACCCCCAATATGGTTATTCGGACCGGTTTGACCAGCAGTTTTTCAGGCAGATATTCAAAAAGGGGGTGTTTCACATTGGGGAGGCTCTGGCACTGGCCAAAGCCAGCCTGGTGCCCTTTGCCCGGCAGGAAAATGTGTATCGCTGGTGCGAATATGAAATCAATCTTTTTGGTGACCCGGAAATGCCCATCTGGACGGATAGTCCGCGGAAGTTGACGGTTCACCTGCCCGCGGCTGCTTTGAGGGATTCCAGTGAAATCGGCATTACTGTTCAAGACAGCCTGACTGGAGACCCGGTTTCCCATGCCCTTGTTTGCTTTCAGCAAAAAGGGCGGTTTTATTTTTCGGGCTACACGGACCAAACCGGGCAGATGTCCCTTTTCCTCAAGAACCTGACGCCCGATACGAGTCTTTCTCTCACCATTACCGCTCACAACTACTTGCCCCTCGAAAAACGGCTGCCAGTTCGAACCCGGGGTGCTTTTGTTCGGGTAACGGCTCTTAAAATAGATGATTCCGACGAAAATGGCGACGGGATTTGGAATCCCGGAGAGCATGTTCGGTTCGAGGGCACACTCCGGAATTTTGGCGATGAGGAAGCCAACCCTGTTCGTATGGTTTTGCATTCCAACAGCCCCCTGATTTCGATTGCAGACAGTGTGTTGGAAAATTTTCGACTGCCTCCGGGGGATTCGATCACGTTTAAAGGGTTCTCAGCCGATCTTTCGAAAGAGGCCCGAAATGGGGACATCGTTCCCCTCGTATTTGCCCTATCAAAAAATGGGGATCCTCCCTGGAAGTCCTTTTTCAATGAACGCGTGGGCACGCCCGTTGTGAAGATTTCTCGTTACCGCGTGGATGATCGGGCAGAAGGAAACGGTAATTTTGTTCCCGATTACGGCGAACATTTTACACTTCGATTTTATCTGGAAAACTCAGGATTCGGTTTTGCCCGGGATCTGACCGTGGATATTCGTCCTGATTCATTATGGCTGCAATTGGATCAACACCATTTTGAGGGACTAACCCTTTCGCCGGGATCCGAGACCTACGTGGAAACCAAGGCTTACGTCAATCCGAGTCCCTTTACGCCGCCCCGAACGCGGCCGGTTGCGGCCTTTCCTGAAGAATTGGTAGAAATTACCGCCCGGAATTACCAGACCACGGATACCGTGCGCGTAACGGTTGGGAATCCTGGTTTTAACTGGAAGCCGGGCCAGGGATGCGTTATCCCGTGGGATATGGGCGGCGACAATAATTTGTGGCATTTGTCCAGCAATCGTGTCCATGGAGATTCCCTGAGCTGGTACTGTGGAGATGAAACCTCCCACCGCTACGTCAACAACATGGATGCCTATTTGCGCACCCTTCCTTTTGTGTTGGATCAAAAATCGGAATTGACTTTCTGGGCGTGGTACGATGTGACGGTTTACGGCTCCGACGGGTTTTATGTAGAGGTCAAACCGGATACAGCGACCCAATGGAAAATACTGGATTTTATCGGAAGCGGCGGGGCGCTGCAGCCGTTTTTAATGGGAAACGGCTGGCTGCGTTATGGATACGATTTGTCGGATTATCCGCCCGGCACGCAGGTGCAGGTGCAGTTTCGGTTTGTAAGCGATGATAAGGATGTGGCGGAAGGGGTGTACATTGAGGATGTCTCTGTACATACCCAATTGGAAACAGATGTTTCACAATCCGGGTGGGATACGGCGTCGAAAGCGCCGGTTCCCGGTCATTTTGAGGTTAAACAAAACTATCCCAATCCCTTTAACGGCCGGACGGTGATTCAATATGATTTGCCCGAGTCGGTTCGGGGAGGTGAATTCGATATTTATAATATTCTGGGAGAGAAAATCGTTTCCCAGACCATCGGATCACGGCCGGCCGGCACCTATCATTTATACTGGGATGGCTGCGATCGGTACCATCGGCCGGTGAGCACGGGGGTTTATATCTACCGTCTCCGCCTGGGACGTTTTCAATCTGTAAAAAAACTGTTGCTGACACGGTAACTATTTGGAAAACAACCCTGGATTTTGTCTCTGAAACATTCTTCGACGGAAAAAACGTTTGAAAGGCTGGCATGTGTGAGAAAATCCGAATTGGGTCAGTTTTGCATAGTGGAGAAAATTCTGATCATGCTTTGATCGGAACGCAGATACCCGTATCCATCTGTTGATATTGGGGAGTGTTGAATCATTGAAATGGAGGTTAGGCAAAGGCATGAAACGATTATTTTCAGTGGTATTGGCTGCGTTGTTCTTGTTCCAGGTGAACAGTTTTGCTGAAAAACCCGCACGTCATCAGATAAAGAACTACCTCTTCGATGGACGGGGTTATGTTCAACCCCATAGAATTTTGATTAAAGTAAAATCACGTGCCGTTTCTATGATGAGAGGAATTTCATTCCGGAAACCGATGTCTGTAACGGGATTGACTTCCGTGGATCAGAAATTACAAAAGTTTGCCCTCAAATCGGTTAAAAAATACCTGTTTCACAAACCCATTCCGTTAGGGGTGCCGGATGATATCGACAGAATTTACGAAATTCAATATGCTGCCGATGTTCCTCCCTGGCAGGTTGCACAAGAGCTGGAAACGGATCCGAATCTGGCCTATGCCGAACCGGTTCCCGTATTTGTACTGGATGCCACACCAAATGATCCCATGTACTCTCAACAGGAACATCTTCCTCAAATTCATGCGCCGGAGGCCTGGGATGTGGTAAAAGGCAATGCCGATGTTGTGATTGCTGTAGTGGATTGCGGTGTGGATTACAAGCATGAAGACCTGGCGGCCAATGTGTGGGTCAATGAGGCCGAAAAAAATGGCCAACCCGGCGTGGATGATGATGGAAATGGGTTTGTGGATGATGTGCATGGTTACGATATTGCGGAAGGGGATCCCGATCCCATGAGCCCCCCGCCGGATCCCGATGGATATTATTCCCACGGCACACACGTAGCCGGCCTGGCCGATGCCGTAACCGATAATGGCGTGGGTATTGCAGGATCAAGCTGGAATTGCCGGTATATGGCCGTGAAATGTGCCAAAGACGATTCGCCTCGGTTTATTACCAACGGATATGAAGGGATTACCTATGCAGCAGATAATGGTGCTGACGTGATAAATTTAAGCTGGGGCGGTGGCGGCTATTTCAAAAGCGGACAGGATATTATGAATTATGCCTATAATAAGGGCGCGGTGGTGGTCGCCTCGGCCGGAAATGATCCCACATCCAAGCCTCATTATCCTTCTGCGTTTCGTCACGTGCTCAGTGTGGGGGTTGTTGACGCCCACAATCAGAAACCGGCGTGGGGTACCTGGGGGGTTTCAGTCGACCTGATGGCACCGGGGTATGAGGTGTTATCTACGCTGCCAGGCAATAAATATGGCCGAATGTCCGGAAGTTCCATGTCATGCCCGGTTGCAGCCGGAGTCGTTGCTCTTGTGAAGTCGGAACATCCCGGCTGGTCTCCCGACAGCTTAATGGAACAGGTGGCGTTTACGGCGGATAATATTGATGTTGAGAATCCCGGCGTGGCGGGTTTGTTGGGCGGTGGGGTGATTAATGCGTATCGAGCCGTGACAGAAAAGAATCCCACGCCTCATCCTCCAAAGCTTATGCTGACAAGTACGGATATTTCCGATTCCAGCTTGGGAAACAACAATGGGATTTTTGAACAGGGAGAAATCATCACGATTCAGGCCAAATTTCACAATTATTCCATGGGTACAGGCACCAATCTGTTGTTTTTTATGGATGCAGGCAGTGATTCCAGTATTGAGCCTCTGAATTCCCCGATTTCTGTGGCGTTTGTAGACAAGGAATCGGATGTGACCTTGCCTGAGAAATTTTCCTTTTTGATCAAAAACGGGGCCAAATCGCACATGGCGAAAGTGGCTCTGGGCTACACCTGTGATCAGGGATATTCACGTGCCGATACCATCAGCATTCTTATCGGGAAAACACCTATTCTTCTGGTGGATGACGATGATGCTGAGAATAATGTGGAAGGCTTTTACATTTCAACCCTGAAAAAACTGGGTGCAAACTATGGAATCTGGGATCATACAAAAATGGGAACGCCTTCCGGAAAATATCTCTCCAATTTCCCGATTGTGATCTGGTTCTGTGAGTGGGCGTTCCCCAGCCTGGATCCTTCCGACCGGAATGCCCTCAAAGCCTACTTAACGAATGGGGGTAATCTTTTTCTCTCCGGGCAGGATATTGGCTGGGATTTAATGGATGCCAGCAGTACCAATCATACGTTTAGTTCCGAGCAGTTTTTTACCACCTATTTGCATGCTGACTATATCGCAGACGATGCGGATGACTATCGCGTAAAGGGTGTTTTTGGGGACCCGATCGGGTCTCGTTTAAAATTTGAGATTAACCAGCCTGGCCGTGACGCAACCAATCAGTACCCGGATGTCCTTGCTCCGGAAAAGGATGCTTTCCCGGTTTGGCAGTATGAAGTAAACGGGGGATTCGGAGGGGTCCGTTATTCCGGGGATTATAAAGTGGTTTATTTCGGTTTCGGTTTCGAGGCGATTGATGCACCAACGTCTATCAGTCAGGCCTCAAAGGTCACTGAAAATCGGGAAACTGTCATGGCCCGGGTGCTGGACTATCTTAACCCCTTGATTGTTACGCCCTTGAAAGATTCAGAAAATACGGACGTGGCCTTTCCGATAGAAGCCATTCTAAAAAGTGATACCATCGGATTGAACGGAGTGAATTTGTACTGGAGATTTCGGAATCAAACGGAATTTCAAAAAATTCCGATGAGTCGAAAGGACAGAGTATTTGATGCTTCCATTCCCGCTCCCCACAAATCGGCACATATTGAATATTATCTGGAATTGGAAAACACCTATTATAACTGGCAGGCTCCTCCGGGAGCACCCGAGCATCTCTACCGCTTCTATGTGGGGCCGGATACCGTGGCTCCCAAAATTGCCTATGAAAAACTGCCCAATGTGTTGAACGGAGAGAGCCCCTTTTCGGTTACGGCAAAAGTAACAGACAATATTGGGGTTGATCCCAATTCTGTTTTTGTGCACTTTCGGTCCAAATCGACCCCCGAAGACAGCATGGAGCTCAGTCTTAAAGCAGAATCCGGATTGTTTACGGGAGCCATTCCTCCCGTTGTTCCTTACGGGGACACGCTCTTTTACTGGTTTTCCGCAGCAGACAAATCGTCTTTGAAAAATCGTGCCTTATCCGATACAAGTTATTTTCTGATTGGTCTGGATGATTTTGAAGGAGGGCTTTCGAATTGGTTCGAAAATCCCCCGGGCTGGGGACTGGATGAAACGTATGCTCATTCGGGACACTTTTCTATTAACGACAGTCCGGGAAAGACATACGGTTTAAACGAATATACGATTATTGAAACCAATTTTGAATTCGATTTTTCACACACATCAAAGGCCATGTTAAGCTTCTGGACAAAATATTATCTTGAATTTGATCATGATTTTGGTTATATTGAGATTAGTTCAGACGGCGGGACGACCTGGGAACAATTGGGGGAAAAAATCGGGGGAGTATCCACACGGTGGAAAGAAATCAGGCGTTCCCTCACACCTTTTACCGGTCCGGGATTCAACCATGTGAAATTGCGTTTTCGGATGGTTTCCGATAATCATCAGGGACCTCCATTCATGGGGTGGTTTATTGATGATGTCCGGGTATTTGAAGGTGAGGATCTGACAGATGTTGCTTCTGAAACAAATTCAAACCAACTTCCGAAACAATGGGAAGTGTTGCAAAATTATCCTAATCCTTTTAATCCTGAAACAAAAATTACAATCCGAGTTCCCAAAAAACAATTTGTACAGATAGATATTTACAATACTGTTGGTCAATGGGTAGCAACCCTTGCAAAGAAAAACTTCGTTCCCGGAACCTATCAGTTTGTCTGGAAGGGAGCCGATGCAAGGGGGAATTCGGTTCCATCCGGAATCTACTTTTTGCACGTCAGGGGCAAAGCATTCAATCACACACAAAAAATGATTCTCATGCGGTAAAAAAATGAATGAAGGAGGTGATGAATTTTCTTGATATCCTGGAAAAATTAAGAAGGGAGGTGATGTGTGAGAACGTGCGCATTTGATTCTCAAGTGTGCGCGAGGGAAATGACCCGTCATTTCCAAATTAAAGCGTTTGCGTAACAGTTAACCAAAACGGAGGGTATTAACATGAGTAAAAAGTTGTTTGTATTGACAACCCTTGTCATGTTTGTTGTTTTTAGTGCATTTACGGCATTTGCCTCGAATTCTGCCAAGAAGTCCGTGGTGAATGCAAAAAAATTATCTTCACCTAAAGCATCCATCAGCATGATTCGTTCAAATGGAGACCGGGTGAATATGGCAGCTACGCCCTTGTTCTCCGATGATTTTGAGGGAACCCAGGATTCATGGTGGCCGGATGCCAGCTGGAATAATACCGATTCACCCAACGGAGGCCGGGAGTTTTCCCAGTCTACATGGGAATACACCGATGCGGAATCCTACAGTGCAAGCCATAGCTGGCATAACTTGACCAATGTCAACCAGCATCTGGATTTCCTGATTTCGCCCGTGTTTCATGTTCCGGCTGTCGTCACCATTGACGGCGTAACCAGTGAACTCAAGGGCGGCTTTATTAATTTCATGGCCAAAATGGATTCCACAAACGGTGCCGTGCTTCGTGTTTATGTAAGCGATGCCACACCCTTGTGGAATGTTTCGGATGCAGATCCCCATTCAGGTGCCAATAATTACAATATGACA
This window harbors:
- a CDS encoding T9SS type A sorting domain-containing protein, with amino-acid sequence MKKKFWVVFFSLFLVLAFSLTAMATNAKKYAVLRPGNPGHQSDAIFMTADELNSPNLGQMIQKRFAKLSKAEGIIDTLKHTFSGVNFGFADGDTMAAFFRPPAGCIVKSVIIQFQKWSSQLTSAFNLSIYNSNYHATEIPADKLYGNFSPINLGWWDASGNWVPQVPYSFYPLGDLLWGDFPISLDPNKDVQTIETPMIYLGYEPDVGRNDFMIVGRPVKGSGQDYTGIPSGAVGGNPLYLGFKCYHTGRIGETTTPSWWIREYGWTIWVVVEFYENTKPTIESIAQLPNTYKTGPFTVTSMIKDIDANDANQAGVAEAYLHYSTNATTWDSVKMTGPATGGEFSADIPSVPPDSWVYYYVTAKDPPGLYSTTADAPKKFWVGKSTDASIFLLNQGGDYGTVFDSVYVSDLKALGYKFDHMFGTVDESVWLPQYTTWIVPAGGRSLPTLKDTLADNKFKDFLDGGGNLMLWADELIGTYYGWPGDTLMTAPGFFHDYLHIAEAFSDAPYDMILDVPGDGFADALTDTIHLTFPASVPNYCDAITPTSDAVKLFTCTPDTFVDRNGANVNGAGLKYDGSYKVVFLPFILGTADENARQTILKSALDFFGVGTGVAENNGTSPFTYELGQNYPNPFNPTTTISYSLAKAGQVNVAVYNLMGQKIADLVNGYKAAGSYRVAWNGRDMAGHNVASGVYFYKIKAGDFTMTKKMVLMR
- a CDS encoding T9SS type A sorting domain-containing protein, which produces MKNNWLRLCVGIWLGGVLFLVQGFSAPSLLGSTKTLTRYFSQEKIQFKKWNGFDVVSYPNAEVTRKPGFPQLPVQIIRVPVPFGSRINSVTVLRQQVVEIPGRYRILPAQPPRVLSDTRPISFVPPDPVIYRSRSLFPDSSLRLGAVESFFNQFFVEVFIYPLRYRPSEKKLFLTRSLSIEINYTENPSAFSERPSVKWPPEIQRDLNNFFDIQSPLLPDLSSLKRSFGENDYPYLIITDDSLVSAFRPLADWKTRKGLPAKILTTQYIAGKYYGRDLAEKVRSCIGFYHQYKGTLWVLLGGDTKYVPLRYAWAMDCEAHYAPNENNIPADLYFSDLDGIWDANKNGIFGEVKDRINMYPDVFVGRFSVDSREQARAFVNKVLTYEKNPPRDYETKMLFLAMILWRDPFTDSGEGKNFIDQAFVPPRFDPITKLYESLGNESVQSATDAMNEGYNIINHDGHAWYNSMGMGNGYFGLWDADHLKNAPRYSILFSIGCWPGAFDHDCMAEHLTRNPNGGLVAFIGNSRYGWGSPGNPQYGYSDRFDQQFFRQIFKKGVFHIGEALALAKASLVPFARQENVYRWCEYEINLFGDPEMPIWTDSPRKLTVHLPAAALRDSSEIGITVQDSLTGDPVSHALVCFQQKGRFYFSGYTDQTGQMSLFLKNLTPDTSLSLTITAHNYLPLEKRLPVRTRGAFVRVTALKIDDSDENGDGIWNPGEHVRFEGTLRNFGDEEANPVRMVLHSNSPLISIADSVLENFRLPPGDSITFKGFSADLSKEARNGDIVPLVFALSKNGDPPWKSFFNERVGTPVVKISRYRVDDRAEGNGNFVPDYGEHFTLRFYLENSGFGFARDLTVDIRPDSLWLQLDQHHFEGLTLSPGSETYVETKAYVNPSPFTPPRTRPVAAFPEELVEITARNYQTTDTVRVTVGNPGFNWKPGQGCVIPWDMGGDNNLWHLSSNRVHGDSLSWYCGDETSHRYVNNMDAYLRTLPFVLDQKSELTFWAWYDVTVYGSDGFYVEVKPDTATQWKILDFIGSGGALQPFLMGNGWLRYGYDLSDYPPGTQVQVQFRFVSDDKDVAEGVYIEDVSVHTQLETDVSQSGWDTASKAPVPGHFEVKQNYPNPFNGRTVIQYDLPESVRGGEFDIYNILGEKIVSQTIGSRPAGTYHLYWDGCDRYHRPVSTGVYIYRLRLGRFQSVKKLLLTR
- a CDS encoding S8 family serine peptidase, with product MKRLFSVVLAALFLFQVNSFAEKPARHQIKNYLFDGRGYVQPHRILIKVKSRAVSMMRGISFRKPMSVTGLTSVDQKLQKFALKSVKKYLFHKPIPLGVPDDIDRIYEIQYAADVPPWQVAQELETDPNLAYAEPVPVFVLDATPNDPMYSQQEHLPQIHAPEAWDVVKGNADVVIAVVDCGVDYKHEDLAANVWVNEAEKNGQPGVDDDGNGFVDDVHGYDIAEGDPDPMSPPPDPDGYYSHGTHVAGLADAVTDNGVGIAGSSWNCRYMAVKCAKDDSPRFITNGYEGITYAADNGADVINLSWGGGGYFKSGQDIMNYAYNKGAVVVASAGNDPTSKPHYPSAFRHVLSVGVVDAHNQKPAWGTWGVSVDLMAPGYEVLSTLPGNKYGRMSGSSMSCPVAAGVVALVKSEHPGWSPDSLMEQVAFTADNIDVENPGVAGLLGGGVINAYRAVTEKNPTPHPPKLMLTSTDISDSSLGNNNGIFEQGEIITIQAKFHNYSMGTGTNLLFFMDAGSDSSIEPLNSPISVAFVDKESDVTLPEKFSFLIKNGAKSHMAKVALGYTCDQGYSRADTISILIGKTPILLVDDDDAENNVEGFYISTLKKLGANYGIWDHTKMGTPSGKYLSNFPIVIWFCEWAFPSLDPSDRNALKAYLTNGGNLFLSGQDIGWDLMDASSTNHTFSSEQFFTTYLHADYIADDADDYRVKGVFGDPIGSRLKFEINQPGRDATNQYPDVLAPEKDAFPVWQYEVNGGFGGVRYSGDYKVVYFGFGFEAIDAPTSISQASKVTENRETVMARVLDYLNPLIVTPLKDSENTDVAFPIEAILKSDTIGLNGVNLYWRFRNQTEFQKIPMSRKDRVFDASIPAPHKSAHIEYYLELENTYYNWQAPPGAPEHLYRFYVGPDTVAPKIAYEKLPNVLNGESPFSVTAKVTDNIGVDPNSVFVHFRSKSTPEDSMELSLKAESGLFTGAIPPVVPYGDTLFYWFSAADKSSLKNRALSDTSYFLIGLDDFEGGLSNWFENPPGWGLDETYAHSGHFSINDSPGKTYGLNEYTIIETNFEFDFSHTSKAMLSFWTKYYLEFDHDFGYIEISSDGGTTWEQLGEKIGGVSTRWKEIRRSLTPFTGPGFNHVKLRFRMVSDNHQGPPFMGWFIDDVRVFEGEDLTDVASETNSNQLPKQWEVLQNYPNPFNPETKITIRVPKKQFVQIDIYNTVGQWVATLAKKNFVPGTYQFVWKGADARGNSVPSGIYFLHVRGKAFNHTQKMILMR